Proteins encoded within one genomic window of Actinoplanes octamycinicus:
- a CDS encoding arginase family protein, which produces MTTILAPYHQGERLADAEIPVHADVTVTAEFPAGADLWQQAAVTCAAIAEPVAAAVRGGRVPVVFSGDCLLAGGTVAGAQRAGRDPGVVWFDAHGDVHTLETSTSGYLGGMSLRVLTGAHPERYADAFGLRPVAPERAVLADARDLDPAEAEYLAGSATRRIPVAEVDTDTVPAGDLVIHVDADVIDAGELPGLRYPVPGGPSTEAVLDACARLVATGRVVAIHVACPWLPTGDRAEREIRDRLVSRFAAGL; this is translated from the coding sequence ATGACGACGATCCTCGCGCCCTACCACCAAGGCGAGCGGCTGGCCGACGCCGAGATCCCGGTGCACGCCGACGTCACCGTCACCGCGGAGTTCCCCGCCGGCGCGGACCTCTGGCAGCAGGCTGCCGTCACCTGCGCCGCGATCGCCGAGCCGGTGGCGGCGGCGGTCCGCGGCGGCCGGGTTCCGGTGGTGTTCTCCGGGGACTGCCTGCTCGCGGGCGGAACCGTCGCCGGCGCGCAGCGGGCCGGCCGGGACCCGGGCGTCGTCTGGTTCGACGCGCACGGCGACGTCCACACCCTGGAGACCAGCACCTCCGGCTACCTGGGCGGGATGTCGCTGCGGGTGCTGACCGGCGCCCACCCGGAGCGCTACGCCGACGCGTTCGGGCTGCGGCCGGTCGCTCCGGAGCGGGCCGTCCTGGCCGACGCCCGCGACCTGGACCCGGCCGAGGCGGAGTATCTGGCCGGCAGCGCCACCCGCCGGATCCCGGTGGCCGAAGTGGACACGGACACGGTCCCGGCGGGTGACCTGGTCATCCATGTCGACGCCGACGTGATCGACGCGGGGGAGCTGCCCGGCCTGCGCTACCCGGTCCCGGGCGGGCCGTCCACGGAGGCCGTCCTGGACGCGTGCGCCCGGCTGGTGGCGACCGGGCGGGTCGTGGCGATCCACGTGGCCTGCCCGTGGCTGCCGACCGGTGACAGGGCCGAGCGGGAGATCCGCGACCGGCTGGTGTCCCGGTTCGCCGCCGGCCTCTGA